AGGACACCGATATCCAGTCCTGCGATTACTGGCGGCACTGTTCCATCGACGGCAATATCTGCGACTGCTCTGGCGGCTCGCTGACCAACTGCCCGCCGGGCACCAAGCTGGCAACGGCGTCATGGGTGGCCAGCTGCTATAACCCGACCGATGGCGAAAGCTATCTGATCGCCTATCGCGACTGCTGCGGCGCCAATATGCCGGGCCGCTGCCCCTGCCTGAACACCGAGGGCGAACTGCCCGTCTATCGCCCCGAATTCGCCAATGACATCATCTGGTGCTTCGGGGCCGAGGATGACGCGATGACCTATCACTGCACCATCTCGCCCATCATCGGCAAGGCAAGCTGACCACGACCGTCAGAGGCGGGTCCGCCGCCTCTGACACCCTGCCCCATGGAGAAAGAAATGACATTCCTGACGAAGGCGCGGACCCTGATGGCCGCAACCGCGATGGCCCTGACCGCTGCCACCGGCGCTTTTGCCGACAAGGTCGAGGTTCTCGACACCGCCCCCGAAGATGCGGTGGTCGTGAATATCGACCAGCTGAAATACGAGACGCCGGAAATCACCATCAAGGCCGGTGACGCCGTCACCTGGACCAATCAGGAGGTGATGCCCCACAACGTCCATTTCACCGCCGGGGTCGCCGCCGAGGCGGAATTGCGGGGCACGATGCTGAAAAAGGGCGAAAGCTGGTCGGCCCGTTTCAACGAACCCGGCACTTATGATTACCATTGCACGCCGCATCCCTTCATGCGCGGCAAGGTCATCGTGGAATAGACCCAAGGGAGGGCCTCGAGTCATGTGGATTCCCTATGACATCCGTTCGTCGCTGAAGGCCGAAACCGCGCCCGAGACCATCCGCCTGTCGCAGGCGGATGGCAGCAGCCGGGACTTCATCGTCGGGTTCTATTTGCGCAACCCGGTCAGCCAGTCGTGGGAGCTGGATGTGGTGGCCGATACCGAACCGCTGGACATCCCGGCAGGCCCCGGCGCGCCCGGCGCGCATATCTTCATCTATGGCAACGAAGCGGGCAAGCTGGGCGAGGTGATCTATCAGCTGCCCGCCACCTCGGCCGAAGAGGCATTGATGACCGCCCACAAGGATTTCCAGCCCCGGCTAATGCGCTATCTGGCCGAGATCGGTCGCGGCATGGCCATCGGCGGCTGGCGCATACAGGATATGTCGCATGGCGCGCGCTGGCGCTGCACGCCCTTCCGCCCCAGTGCGATGGAACTGGATTTCGAGGCCCTGCAACCGGTCGAGCGCGACCTTGCCCCCTTCGTCGAGCTGTTCCAGCGGGCGCGGAACGCCTTTGACGCCGCTAGCCGCCTGATGGCGGGCTTTGCGGTGCTGAAGGCGGCGCAGAACCGGCATCCCGCATTGGCGAACAGCGGCGCCGACTTGCTGCGGGTGACGCAGGAAATGCTGATCCATTCCGGCGCGCTGGCATGGCCGCAGCCCTTGCAGGACCTGACGCTGGATCAGTTGATCGACCTGATGCACCCCCACCATGACCGGCTGATCACGCCGGATCGGGTGCTGGCCCCGGTGCCGGACGATCTTCCGGCGCAGCGCAGTCTGGCGCAGCTGGCCAATCTGTCGGATCTCATCGCCCATCGGCTGATCCAGGCCGAGATCCGCGCCCGCAGCGACAGTCGCGCGGCGCTGGCCCATGCGCAGGCTACCGCGATGGAACGGCTGGGCACGCGCCGGGCCGGGGCAAGGGCCTGATGCGATGCGCAATTACCTGAACACCCTGCTGCTGATGTCCCCGGTGATCCTGACCACCACGGCGATCGCGGTCAGCGCGGCATCAGAGCGCAGCCAGCGCCACAGCGAAACCGGTGAGCTGACCGCGCTGGAGCAACTGGGCCAGCAGCTTTTCCACGAACCGCTTCTGTCGCGCAACGGCACCCAGTCCTGCGCAACATGCCACGACCCCAACCACGCCTTTACCGATCCGCGGGAAACGGCGGCGGGCCGGGCGGTGTCTCTGGGCGATGACGGGGAATCATGGGGCGATCGCAATACGCCGACCCTGTCCTATGCCTTTCTCAGCCCCGCCTTCCATCAGGATGACAAGGGCCGCTTCAAGGGCGGGCAGTTCTGGGACGGGCGCGCCGACGACCTGAAGGATCAGGCAGGCCAGCCGATGCTGAACCCGGCCGAGATGGGGATGCCCGACAAGGCCTCGGTCATCGGCCGGCTGCGCGACGAGGAACACTATCAAGCCGCGTTCGAGACCGTCTTTGGCGATGGCGCGCTGGATGACGTGGATGCCGCCTTCGATTACACGACCGAGGCGCTGGCCGCCTATCAAAGCACCGAGGAATTCGCGCCCTTCGATTCCAAATTCGACCGTTACCAGCGCGGAGAGGTCGAACTGACCCCGCAAGAGGAATTCGGGCACACGGTCTTCATCACATGGAATTGCCGCCTGTGCCATCAGTTGCGCAAGCAGGGCGTGACCCCGCGCGAAACCTTCACCAGCTTTGAATATCACAATATCGGCGTGCCCGCGAACCACGAGGTCCGGGCGCTGAACGGCATGGGGCCGGATCACGTCGATCAGGGCCTGCTGGACCGACCCGGCATCGACGACCCCGCGCAGGCCGGGCGGGTCAAGGTGCCGACGCTGCGCAATGTCGCCGTGACCGCCCCCTATATGCGCAACGGCATTTTCAAGGACCTGCGCACGGCGGTCATGTTCTATAATAAGTATCCCAGCCGTCGCCCGATCCATCAGATCAACCCCGAAACCGGTCAGGACTGGGGCCCGCCCGAGGTGGCCGAAAACCTGTCCATGCCGGAACTGCAATCGGGGCTGATGGTGAACGATGCGCGGGTCGATGCGCTGGTGGCGTTTCTGGAAACGCTGACCGACCGCCGATATGAACCCCTGCTGGAAGAACAGCGCCACGCGCGCCAGCAGCAACAGGAGACCGCGACGAGGGACTGAACCCGCAAACCCCAATGGGAAGGACGAACATGTCATCCAGCAAACGCAAGATGAATCGTCGCACGGCAATCACCGAGGTCGCGCGCAATGCCGGCGCGGTCTGTCTGGGCGGCTTTTCACTGGCCGCGCTGATCCACTCGACCGGACAGGCCGATGCCCGCGCCCTGCGTCCGCCCGGCGCCCGCCCCGAGGATGATTTCCTGTCGGCCTGCGTGCGCTGCGGGCTGTGCGTTCAGGCCTGCCCCTATGACACGCTGTCGCTGGCCGAATGGGGTCAGGAACCCGCCGTCGGCACGCCCTTTTTCACCCCGCGAGAGGTCCCCTGCTATATGTGCCGTGACGTGCCCTGCGCGCGGGCTTGCCCGACCGGGGCGCTGGACAGCGACATTGCCATCCGCGATGCGAATATGGGGGTGGCGGTGCTGGTCGGGCATGAGGATTGCCTGAACTACAAGGGCATGAATTGCAGCATCTGCGTTCGCGTCTGCCCGATCCGGGGCGACGCCATCACGCTGGAGCCGGGCGAGTATAACGGCCGCGCCATCATGATCCCGACCGTACATTCGCGCCATTGCACCGGCTGCGGCACCTGCGAGAAGCACTGCGTGACCGGCCATGCCTCGATCCGGGTGCTGCCGCGCGATCTGGGTCTGGGCGGATCGGGGCGCAACCGCGCGGGACGGCGGACATGAAACCGCTGGACTGGTGGATATCGGACAGCCGCAAGCTGGGCGTTCAGGCGCATGGCGTGCTGCGCGCGCATAAATGGTGGCTGCTGCGCCGTATGACGCAGGTGTCCCTGCTGGGGCTGTTCATGCTGGGTCCGATGGCGGGCATCTGGCTGGTGCGGGGCAATTTCGCCTCCAGCCAGATCGGCGGGACGGTGCCTTTGTCCGATCCCTATATCCTGTTGCAGGGCCTGTTCGGCGGCACCTCGCCCGCCATGCCGGTGGTGGTGGGGGCGATCATCATCGCGCTGGCCTATCTGATCGTCGGCGGGCGGGTCTATTGCGGCTGGGTCTGTCCGGTCAATGTCGTCACCGACGCCGCGCATTGGCTGCGCGAAAAGACCGGCCTGACCCGCGACCGCAAGCTGGACCGCCGCACGAGGCTGGGGATTCTGGCCGCGACGCTGCTGGCCTCGTTCATCACCGGCACCGTCGCATGGGAATTCGTCAACCCGGTCAGCCTGCTGCAACGCGCCTTCATCAGCGGCATCGGCTTTGGCTGGGCGATCATTCTGGCGGTGTTCCTGCTGGATCTGTTCGTCTCGCGCCGGGCATGGTGCAGCCATCTGTGCCCGGTGGGCGCATTCTATGGGCTGATCGGGCGCGGATCGCTGGTGCGGGTCGCGGCGGTCAAACGCGACGCCTGCACCGATTGCGGCGCCTGCTTCAACGTCTGCCCCGAGCCGCATGTGATCGTGCCCGGCCTGAAGGGCAAGGGCGGCCCGGTGATCCTGTCCGGCGATTGCCAGAATTGCGGCGGCTGCATCGACGCCTGCCCGGTCGATGTCTTTCGCATGACGACGCGCTTCGCGACGACGAGACCCGCCGGATCGCCTAGCCCATCGCGACCTCATCGGGAAACCCGCCCGGCACGACCCCTCCCCGCACCGCCTGCGGAGGGCAGCCATAGCGGCGGCGGAACATCCGGCTGAGATGCGATGAATCGCAAAAGCCGCATTCGACCGAGATCATCGACACTGACTTGTCGCTGTTTTCCAGCATATGCCGCGCCAGCGACAACCGCAGCCCCATGAACGCCGCCTGAGGCGAGGTGTCCAGCGCGGTCCTGAAATGCCGTTCCAGCTGGCGTTTACTGTTGCCCATGCGGCGCGCGATCTCGGCCACGG
The Paracoccus alcaliphilus DNA segment above includes these coding regions:
- the mauA gene encoding methylamine dehydrogenase (amicyanin) small subunit; amino-acid sequence: MLGNFRFDNVVEKLSRRVAGRTSRRGAIGRLGAIMAGGALIPLLPVDRRGRVSRAHAASPAEGTDPRAKWQPQDTDIQSCDYWRHCSIDGNICDCSGGSLTNCPPGTKLATASWVASCYNPTDGESYLIAYRDCCGANMPGRCPCLNTEGELPVYRPEFANDIIWCFGAEDDAMTYHCTISPIIGKAS
- a CDS encoding amicyanin produces the protein MTFLTKARTLMAATAMALTAATGAFADKVEVLDTAPEDAVVVNIDQLKYETPEITIKAGDAVTWTNQEVMPHNVHFTAGVAAEAELRGTMLKKGESWSARFNEPGTYDYHCTPHPFMRGKVIVE
- a CDS encoding methylamine utilization protein MauJ — translated: MWIPYDIRSSLKAETAPETIRLSQADGSSRDFIVGFYLRNPVSQSWELDVVADTEPLDIPAGPGAPGAHIFIYGNEAGKLGEVIYQLPATSAEEALMTAHKDFQPRLMRYLAEIGRGMAIGGWRIQDMSHGARWRCTPFRPSAMELDFEALQPVERDLAPFVELFQRARNAFDAASRLMAGFAVLKAAQNRHPALANSGADLLRVTQEMLIHSGALAWPQPLQDLTLDQLIDLMHPHHDRLITPDRVLAPVPDDLPAQRSLAQLANLSDLIAHRLIQAEIRARSDSRAALAHAQATAMERLGTRRAGARA
- a CDS encoding cytochrome-c peroxidase gives rise to the protein MRNYLNTLLLMSPVILTTTAIAVSAASERSQRHSETGELTALEQLGQQLFHEPLLSRNGTQSCATCHDPNHAFTDPRETAAGRAVSLGDDGESWGDRNTPTLSYAFLSPAFHQDDKGRFKGGQFWDGRADDLKDQAGQPMLNPAEMGMPDKASVIGRLRDEEHYQAAFETVFGDGALDDVDAAFDYTTEALAAYQSTEEFAPFDSKFDRYQRGEVELTPQEEFGHTVFITWNCRLCHQLRKQGVTPRETFTSFEYHNIGVPANHEVRALNGMGPDHVDQGLLDRPGIDDPAQAGRVKVPTLRNVAVTAPYMRNGIFKDLRTAVMFYNKYPSRRPIHQINPETGQDWGPPEVAENLSMPELQSGLMVNDARVDALVAFLETLTDRRYEPLLEEQRHARQQQQETATRD
- the napG gene encoding ferredoxin-type protein NapG; this translates as MSSSKRKMNRRTAITEVARNAGAVCLGGFSLAALIHSTGQADARALRPPGARPEDDFLSACVRCGLCVQACPYDTLSLAEWGQEPAVGTPFFTPREVPCYMCRDVPCARACPTGALDSDIAIRDANMGVAVLVGHEDCLNYKGMNCSICVRVCPIRGDAITLEPGEYNGRAIMIPTVHSRHCTGCGTCEKHCVTGHASIRVLPRDLGLGGSGRNRAGRRT
- the napH gene encoding quinol dehydrogenase ferredoxin subunit NapH, giving the protein MKPLDWWISDSRKLGVQAHGVLRAHKWWLLRRMTQVSLLGLFMLGPMAGIWLVRGNFASSQIGGTVPLSDPYILLQGLFGGTSPAMPVVVGAIIIALAYLIVGGRVYCGWVCPVNVVTDAAHWLREKTGLTRDRKLDRRTRLGILAATLLASFITGTVAWEFVNPVSLLQRAFISGIGFGWAIILAVFLLDLFVSRRAWCSHLCPVGAFYGLIGRGSLVRVAAVKRDACTDCGACFNVCPEPHVIVPGLKGKGGPVILSGDCQNCGGCIDACPVDVFRMTTRFATTRPAGSPSPSRPHRETRPARPLPAPPAEGSHSGGGTSG